ATGCCGATCTTGGCCGACGCGCTCCAAGACGCGGGCTGCGACAACCTCGACATCCTCAGCCACTGCCGCAAACCGGGTGAACACGTGCGCGGGTGCTGGGTCGTCGATCTGGTGTTAGGCAAGACCTGACGTCGGTGCAGGTCGTGCCTGAGCCTTGTGGCGGAAGGATCACCGTGCCGAGATTCATCTGCGCGGGTGCGGTAGCAGCTCGGGCGGTAGTCTTCGTGGCACAGGTTTGTGTCGCGAAGACTACCGCCCGAACATTTTTAGTCCTGTGATGCCTTTTCAATCGGGCGGTATCACGCCTTCACGAGAATCGCGCCCTCGCCGTTGCGGAGCGTTATCGACGTGACGAACTGGCCCAGCGTGCCGTTCGAGTTCACGACCCGATAGGTGCCGTTCAGTTGGTGCGTCGTCGCGGTGTTGTCCGCGGTCGTGCCCTCGCCCTTGCCCTGCGCATAGGAGAGGGGCTTGTACAGCACCAGAGCGTTCTCGTACTCGCGCGAGAACACCTGGTACGTGAGGTTGGCGTTCGCCGGGTCTTTGCCCGTCGCGAACGTCTTCATCGCCCCCACCGGGGCGCCGACGTCCACGTTCACGGCCGGGGACCAGTGCTCCGTCCACGAGGTCGAGGGGCTGTCGCCGCCGAAGAACATCAGGAACGTCCGGTCCGGGTCGCCGACCATGTAGTAGTAGGCGAGCGTCGAGAGCTGCGTGCGCCCGTCGATCCGGCTCCCCCCCTCGGGGCTGCTGTCGATCACGAGGTACGGGTCGCCGGACGCGGTCAGGCGCCGGTTGATGAGCGCGACCGCGTCGCCCACTTCGGACCAGTTGGCACTCATCGGGCGGATCAGGAACTCCTCGAACGACCCGGCCGAGTTCGCGACGATCGGGTCCGCGGTCGTCGCACCACCGGCCGTGTTCGCCAGCACCCACTTCGGGCCGATCGCGCGGGACACGGCGTTCATCAGGGCGCCGGAGTCCTCGCTGAACGTTCCGGTCGGTTCCAGGACGCTGACACCGGGGAACGGGAGTTTGCCGGTCGCGTTGTCCATGAAGATGCCGTCGGCGGTCGGGTACGTGGTCAGCAGCCGCTGGTGGTAGTCGGCGGCCCAGTGGCGCACCGCCGCGGACGACGGGTTCGTGACGTACCGCATCTGTCCGTAGTACGGGTAGAACAGACGCGACTCGTACACGAACCGCGCGTCCATCCCGGCCTGCCGGTTGGCGTACTCGGTGTCGCTCAGGTACCCGTCGTGGTTCGCATCGGCGGAGTAGTCGAACGCGGGGACGGTGCCGGACTGCCCGCCGTTCGCGTTCACGTAGTCCCGGCCGAAGATGGTAGACAGTTCCGCGCCGCCCGCGGCGGTCCCACTCGTGACGCGGAACCGGACTGAGAAGAGCCGGGCGCCGCCCGGGGTCATCGCGGCGGCCACCCAGTCGCTCGGCGGGTCGAAGGTGATCTGCCCCGAGGTCTTCAGCCCGCCGGTGCCGTCCTGCTTCAGGGTGAGCGTCTTCCACGCGGTCGGGTTGCCGTTCGCGTCCACCGCGGTCGCGTACTCCCACGTCCCGTCCCACCCGGCCGCGGCACCGCGGGCGAGGGTGATGTTCATCTCGCGGAACTTCTCCACGAACCCGACCGCGGTGGACGTGCCGGCGGCGCCGAACTGCACGTTGGACGAGCGCCCGCCGCGCGCCGCGGAGGTCACGTCCGTCGGGGCGCCGGTGCCGGTCAATTGGTACACGCCCCAGAACCAGGTCACCGGCTGCGACGACGGGCTCGCGCCCTGGAACGCGGTCGCCTTCGTCACGTGGTAGAACGCGAGCTCGCGCGACGCCCCGGTGCGGTCCGCGTACTGGAGCCAGTCGGTGAGCAGCCCCTGGTAGAGGTTGCTCACGTTGCTGTAAATGAGCTGCGGGGTGTCCGGCGAGGCGCCGTTGATCGTGTTCAGGTAGCTCGGGTTCGGGATCACGAGGTCGACGCTGTTCTGGAGCAGGTACTGCTCGAACGCATTACCGACGGGCGTGCCGCTGTACGCGAGTTGCGCGATGCGGATGTAGTCGTAGTGCTTGGGGATCGACGGGGTCGGTAGCGGGTCCATGTTCGGGTTGGACACCGTGAACGTGAAGTCCTTCTCGACGACGTTCCCCGCCTGGTCGAACACGCGCACGACGAGCGTGTACGTGCCGTTCACCACGGTGGTGCTGTCGAACGTCCACTCGGCCGGCGCGGTCGCGGAGATCGCCCGCACCACGTTGTTCAGACGGAACTCGATGCGGTTGAAGTCTCCGGTGACGGTCGCGCGGAAGGTGACCTCGCCCGTCACGTTCCCGGTCCCGCTCACGCGCGTCACGTCGACCTGCGGACCGCTCGCCGCGCCGATCGGCTTCGCCTCGAAGTCGTCGACCGTCAGGACACCGGAGAACGCGGCCTTGCGCCCGATCCCGGCCTTCCCGCCGCCGGAGATACTCGAATCACTGAGCGCCAGAGCGAAGTCCGGGCTGTCGGCCCACGTGCCGTTCGGCGTGAGCCACTGCCGCGTGTCCGTGCGGTACAGTTGCACCCGCAGTTGGTTGCCCTCGACGGTGAGGCGCGCCCGCACCCACTGCCCGCTGAGGTACGCGGACGACTTGACCGACGCGAGCACCGTTTCGGTGCCGTTGACCACCTTCACGAGCTTGGCTTCCAGCCCGCGCGTGAGTGTCAGCGCGTAGTAAGTCGGTGTGGAGCCCTGGACGTTCGTCCCGCGTGCGAACACCTGCGCGGGAATGAGGCTGTCCAGGTAGATCGCGGCGGACACGTCCACGTCGGCCGGTAGGTCGGTGCCCGACCACGCCCGGGCCGTCGTGCTTGAGAGCCCGGTCGAGGCGAAGCCGTTATCCGGGCTGAGGGCGCGGGTGGGCGCCGCTTTGAAGCCGCCCGTGGAATCGGAGCCCCAACTGCTCCACCCGGTCGGAGCGGCGCCGACCGCGGTGGTGTCGAACGACTCCACGACGCTCCCGCTCTGTGCGGGCGGAGGGGAGGTGCTGAACCCCGAGAAGTCATCGAGCTGAACCGCGCCGTAGTAGAGGCCGTTCCGCCCGACCCCGACCTTGCCGCTCCCGGTCAGGGTAGTCGTGGTAGAGATCACACTCGTTTGCGCGGTCTGCCACGTTCCGGTAGACGAGAGGTACTGGCCGGTGTCCTGGCGCGTGACCTGGACCTTCACGCTGCTGCCTTCCGGTACCAGCGAGACGCGGACCCATTGGCCCGAGAGGTACGCGGAACTCGGCGAGGCGACCGTGCCCAGTACCCGCGTGTTCGCACCGTTGACTTCCAGTAGTTGCACCTTCAACCCGCGCGTGACGACCGCCGCGAGGTAGCTGCGGTCACTCGAATCGAGGTTGGTACCGCGGGCGAAGACGTACACCGGGACGAGCGAATCGATCTTGAGCGAGACCTCGGCCCCGGTGTCGGCGGGGAGCGTGTCCGGGTACCACGTCATCGCGGACGTGCGGCTTCCGGTGCTGGACACGAGGCCGATGGAACCGTCCGCGCCCTGCCCGGTCGAACTCGTGAACGCGGTGGTCCCGTCGCTCGCCCACGACGTCCACCCGGTCGGAAGGGCCGGGGGAGTCAGAGCGTTGAACGTTTCGGTGAAGAGGGGCGCGGGATTTTCGCGGGCTTCGAGTGTTTCAAACGAAAGGTACGTGCGCGGTTGTGACATGGCGCGGCGTTGCTCCTCAACGTTGTGTGTCAGCCCGCGAACGGGTCGGCCTGAGGGCGCCTACTAGCGCGCGATCCGGGCCGTTCGTGACCGTGGTCGTGTTGTCTCCGCTAAACTCGGCAGCCGGTTGAGGCGGCGGAGAAGAATTGCGCGCGCGATGCGCGAAACCGAGTGGATTTGCGCCGTTACCGCACCGAGGACGGGCGCGACACGCACGACGCGAACGGTTTCACATGGGAAGTGATGCGGGCAGGGGCAGATGCGCGGGCGAATTTAGTCTCCAACCCCTTTGATGATGAGAGGGGCGGAACCGACCTCCCTGCCCCTCCCCAAAGGGAAGGGGGAGAAGAAAGACAACCTACCCCCCGGCCCCCGCCCTAAAGGGAAGGGGAGAAAGAACGATCATCGCACAACCCTAACCTCTGCGGTTTCATGTGCCTGCTCCCCTTCCCTTTAGGGAGGGGGCCGGGGGGTAGGTTCTTCGCGCTTACGGCTCGCTGGACGTGCCGCCTTCGCCGACGCGGACGACGCGGACGGTGGGGAACCGCGGGCCGCCCGCGATCGGGTGCCCGGCGAGGATCACGACGCGCTCACCCGCCGCCACCGTCCCGGCCTCGAACGCATCCTGGACCGCGGTGGCCATGCGATCGCCGCCGGGCGCAACCGGCGTCATGCGCACGGGCGTGATTCCCCACACGAGCGCAAGGCGCTGCAGCACCGCGTCCGTGGGCGCGACCGCCACGACACTCGCCCACGGACGGTTCCGCGCGGCCAGCCGCGCCGTGCGCCCCGAGAGCGTCGGCGTCACGATCGCGGCCGCGTTCACCTCGTCCGCGAGCGAGCACGCGGCCAGCGTGATGGGGTCATCGATGTCGTCGCCGACCGCGTCGTACACGGCCCCGTGGATCGAGCGCGAGTAGCGCAAATGCGATTCCGTTTCCACCGCGATGCGGTGCATGCACGCGACCGCATCGACCGGGTACGACCCGACCGCCGTTTCGCCCGAGAGCATCACGGCGTCGGTGCCGTCGAAGATCGCGTTCGCCACGTCGCTCGCCTCGGCCCGCGTCGGGCGCGGGTTGTTCCGCATCGAGTCGAGCATGTCGGTCGCGGTGATGACCGGCTTCCCCGCGGCGCGCGCCTCTGCAATCAGCGCCTTCTGTACGGTCGGGACGCGCTCCAGGGGCAGTTCGACGCCCAGGTCGCCGCGCGCCACCATGATCGCGTCGAACGCGGCCACAATCGCCCCGGCCCGACCGACCGCTTCCGGGCGCTCGATCTTCGCGAGCACCGGGACGTTCATTCCCAGCGCGGCGCACGCCGCGCGCACTTCGTCCGCGGCTTCCGGCCCGCGCACGAACGACACCGCGACCCAGTCCACTCCGGCTCGCGCGGCGACGGCCAGGGCGGTGTGATCGCGCTCGGTGAGAGCGCCCATCGTGAGGGGCGTGTCCGGCAGGTTCAGACCCTTGTTCGGGTGGAGCGTGCCTCCCACAACGACGCGGGCCGTGACGCGCCCGTTGTTGGTTTCGCCCGCTTCCAGTTGGAGCCGCCCGTCGTCGAGGAGCATCCGGTGCCCGGGGCGCACGTCGGCGAGCATCTCCGGTTCGGTGATGACCAGATCGGACACGTCGACGGGCGCGTTCGTGAGCGAGAAGTGGACCGCGTCTCCCGCGTTCAGAAAGCGCAGTGAAGATATCTTCACGCGGAGCTTCGGCCCGGGGAGGTCGGCCAGGACCGCGGCGAACTTGCCCACGCGCAGCGCGGCCGCGCGGAAGTTCGCGACGCGCCCGATGTGCTCTTCCGGTGCGCCGTGCGAGAAGTTCACGCGGGCCACATCAACGCCGGCTCGCAGAATCGCGTCCAGCGCGTCCGGCGAATCGGTCGCCGGCCCGAGCGTGGCGACGATCTTCGTTCGGCGAGTCATTATGCAATGCTCCATCGGGTAGACTGTGGCGCAGCGTGCGAAGGAGAGGAGAGGTGATGTATGGTTGAGGCGGAACGGGTTCAATCGCGCTCGGCCCGTGAAACGGGTGCGATCGTTGTGATGTTCAGCGCCCTGACCGCCACCAACGGGGTTCTTTCGCTGTTCGGCCCCGTACAAATGAGCCCCCAGAACTCGGCGATTCAGGAAACGGCGATTGGAACGGTTCTCGGGTGGGCGACGGGCTTCCCGCTCGCGCTCGCCCGGCGCCGCGGGGAGCCGGCAACGAGTTTCGTGCGCGTCATTTACACGTGGGGCTGCGCGATGTGCGTGCTTCACATCGCGGTCGCGTTTCACCTGGCCCACGGGTGGTCGCACGAAGTCGCGTGGGAACACACGCGGGAGGTCGGAGGTTACGGCAACGGGATTTTCGTGAACTACGCTTTCGCGCTGGTGTGGTTCGCGGACGTGGTGTGGGCGTGGGTCGCGTTCGACTCGTACCTGAGTCGGGCGCGGTGGATCGGGCGCGCCGTTTACGGGTTCACAGGGTTCGTGGTGTTCAATGCCGGAGTCGTGTTCAACACCGGGTTTTCACGCGCCGTTTGCACGCTCCTCTTTATTGCCGTTGTGGTGCAGGTTTGGAAGGAATGGCGGAAAGGGACGGAACCTTTGAACCCGACTCATTCTCAAATCCCTTGACCCTTCACCGCGCGACCTGCCGACATCGCGCCCAGGTTGATTTTTCGGGCGGGCGCTCAATTCGCGATTCGCGCACGGTCAAAACGTGGTGAGTCGGTTGCCGCGTGGTGGGGGTGAGCTAAGGTTGTCGGTGGTTGCTCGGAGTCAACCGCCGGTTTCTGTGGCAAGCGACGGACAAGCGTGCAACAACCAAGTGCGACAGCCGACGACCCGCTGCCCGCGCTCATTCGTGCGCTGCGGAGCGCGAACCCGGTGGAGCGGCAGCGCGCGGCCAAGGATCTGGGGCGCCTGGGGTGGCTCGCGCGGGACGCGATGCCCGCCCTCGTCAGCGCCCTGGACGATCAAGAAGCGAAGGTGCGCGAAACCGCCGCACATGCGATCGGTGGAATGGGGCCGGAAGCCCTCGCGACGCTCGTGATGATGCTCGGCCACGGCGACAAGTACGTGCGCCGTAACGCGGTTTGGGCGCTGGGGAAACTCGGCCCGCTCGCGCGCCCGGCCCTCGACGACCTGTGCAAGTCACTCAAAGACAACGACCCGAGAACCGCGTCCGGCGCGGCCCAGGCGCTCGGCAACATGGGCGCGGACGGTGCCGAGAGCGTTCCGCAGCTCGCGGAAGCGATGCGCGGGACGAACATCGTGCTGTGCCGACTCGCGTCCAAGGCGCTCAGTCAGATCGGGTCGCCCGCGCTCGCCACGCTCATCGCCCACCTGCAACACGCGGACCCGTTCGTGCGCGGCGAATCGGCGCTCGCGATCGGCTGGATGGGGGTCGCGGCGCGGTCCGCGGTGCCGTTCCTCGCCCGCGTGCTTCGCGGGCCGGAATGCCCCCTCACGCGCACACCGATCTCGTCACTGACACCCACATCGATTGCGGCGGAGGACGGGAGCCAGGCGCTCACCCCCGCGCAACTGCCCGTGCCCGAAGCGGCCTCGTCGGAAATGACCTGTCGCGTGTACGCGGCGCAAGCGCTGGGGCGCATCGGGGCGCCCGCGGCGGCGGCGCTGGGGGATCTGCGGGAAGCCGCGCGCCTCTCACCGGAGCCGCTGCGCCAGGCCGCCCAACAAGCCGTCCGACAAATCCAGGGCGCGTAGAAGAAGAAAACACAGGGCTCCCGCCCTGTGCTTCATGACTCCCTGTGCGCTCTTCTCTTCACATCTACTTCGTTTGCTTCAACTTACTGATGGGAAGCGGCGGAGAGACCACGGATGGAAGGTCCGGCTGGAAGGGCGGGAGCGTCGGCACGAACTCCGGCACCGCGGGCACCAACACGCGCTGACTGAGCGGCGGTTCCGGCGAGTGCTTCGGCTGCGTGCTCATCGTAATCGCCGGCGTCTTCGCCATCGGCGGTTCGTCCGTCGAAGGCGCGGGCAGCGGCCCGAGGTTCAGAGCGGAGCGGATCGCGTTCCGCGGACCGGGCAGGACGTTCGGTAAGAGCACCCGCGGACCGGGTTGTGGCATCGGCTGGACCGCGACCGGGGGCAACTGAGGTACCGGTGCCGCAATCGGTTGCACTTTGAGCACAACCACCGGCACGGGCGGAGCCGGGATGAGCGCCACCACCTGGCGCGGACCGGAGGGGCTGGCGATAGGTGGTTCGATCGTCTGATTAACGGTGTTGTCTCCGTTCTTCGCGGTGCGGTACCCGCTTAAGTGGTACGCCCACAGTGCCCGCTTCGCGGCGATGCGCACCAGTGGCGACGGGTCACTGTCCACGGCCGCTTCCAGTGCCGCGCCCGCTTGCGGGGACACTTCACCCAACTGGCGGAGCGCTTCCGCCGCTTCGACGCGGACCGCGGCGGACGTGTCCTTCCGCAGTGCGACTACCAAGGCGGGTGCCACCTCCGGGCAGATCCGCGGATCGGCCCCACCGAGTTCATCGGCCGCGATCTTCCGCTTCTTTTCGTC
The Gemmata palustris DNA segment above includes these coding regions:
- a CDS encoding Ig-like domain-containing protein, translated to MSQPRTYLSFETLEARENPAPLFTETFNALTPPALPTGWTSWASDGTTAFTSSTGQGADGSIGLVSSTGSRTSAMTWYPDTLPADTGAEVSLKIDSLVPVYVFARGTNLDSSDRSYLAAVVTRGLKVQLLEVNGANTRVLGTVASPSSAYLSGQWVRVSLVPEGSSVKVQVTRQDTGQYLSSTGTWQTAQTSVISTTTTLTGSGKVGVGRNGLYYGAVQLDDFSGFSTSPPPAQSGSVVESFDTTAVGAAPTGWSSWGSDSTGGFKAAPTRALSPDNGFASTGLSSTTARAWSGTDLPADVDVSAAIYLDSLIPAQVFARGTNVQGSTPTYYALTLTRGLEAKLVKVVNGTETVLASVKSSAYLSGQWVRARLTVEGNQLRVQLYRTDTRQWLTPNGTWADSPDFALALSDSSISGGGKAGIGRKAAFSGVLTVDDFEAKPIGAASGPQVDVTRVSGTGNVTGEVTFRATVTGDFNRIEFRLNNVVRAISATAPAEWTFDSTTVVNGTYTLVVRVFDQAGNVVEKDFTFTVSNPNMDPLPTPSIPKHYDYIRIAQLAYSGTPVGNAFEQYLLQNSVDLVIPNPSYLNTINGASPDTPQLIYSNVSNLYQGLLTDWLQYADRTGASRELAFYHVTKATAFQGASPSSQPVTWFWGVYQLTGTGAPTDVTSAARGGRSSNVQFGAAGTSTAVGFVEKFREMNITLARGAAAGWDGTWEYATAVDANGNPTAWKTLTLKQDGTGGLKTSGQITFDPPSDWVAAAMTPGGARLFSVRFRVTSGTAAGGAELSTIFGRDYVNANGGQSGTVPAFDYSADANHDGYLSDTEYANRQAGMDARFVYESRLFYPYYGQMRYVTNPSSAAVRHWAADYHQRLLTTYPTADGIFMDNATGKLPFPGVSVLEPTGTFSEDSGALMNAVSRAIGPKWVLANTAGGATTADPIVANSAGSFEEFLIRPMSANWSEVGDAVALINRRLTASGDPYLVIDSSPEGGSRIDGRTQLSTLAYYYMVGDPDRTFLMFFGGDSPSTSWTEHWSPAVNVDVGAPVGAMKTFATGKDPANANLTYQVFSREYENALVLYKPLSYAQGKGEGTTADNTATTHQLNGTYRVVNSNGTLGQFVTSITLRNGEGAILVKA
- the pyk gene encoding pyruvate kinase yields the protein MTRRTKIVATLGPATDSPDALDAILRAGVDVARVNFSHGAPEEHIGRVANFRAAALRVGKFAAVLADLPGPKLRVKISSLRFLNAGDAVHFSLTNAPVDVSDLVITEPEMLADVRPGHRMLLDDGRLQLEAGETNNGRVTARVVVGGTLHPNKGLNLPDTPLTMGALTERDHTALAVAARAGVDWVAVSFVRGPEAADEVRAACAALGMNVPVLAKIERPEAVGRAGAIVAAFDAIMVARGDLGVELPLERVPTVQKALIAEARAAGKPVITATDMLDSMRNNPRPTRAEASDVANAIFDGTDAVMLSGETAVGSYPVDAVACMHRIAVETESHLRYSRSIHGAVYDAVGDDIDDPITLAACSLADEVNAAAIVTPTLSGRTARLAARNRPWASVVAVAPTDAVLQRLALVWGITPVRMTPVAPGGDRMATAVQDAFEAGTVAAGERVVILAGHPIAGGPRFPTVRVVRVGEGGTSSEP
- a CDS encoding HEAT repeat domain-containing protein, which codes for MQQPSATADDPLPALIRALRSANPVERQRAAKDLGRLGWLARDAMPALVSALDDQEAKVRETAAHAIGGMGPEALATLVMMLGHGDKYVRRNAVWALGKLGPLARPALDDLCKSLKDNDPRTASGAAQALGNMGADGAESVPQLAEAMRGTNIVLCRLASKALSQIGSPALATLIAHLQHADPFVRGESALAIGWMGVAARSAVPFLARVLRGPECPLTRTPISSLTPTSIAAEDGSQALTPAQLPVPEAASSEMTCRVYAAQALGRIGAPAAAALGDLREAARLSPEPLRQAAQQAVRQIQGA
- a CDS encoding HEAT repeat domain-containing protein, which encodes MSRTRFALTFLFALSAISSADARADALFARKTKVDEAKARTLVETLKSDPDEKKRKIAADELGGADPRICPEVAPALVVALRKDTSAAVRVEAAEALRQLGEVSPQAGAALEAAVDSDPSPLVRIAAKRALWAYHLSGYRTAKNGDNTVNQTIEPPIASPSGPRQVVALIPAPPVPVVVLKVQPIAAPVPQLPPVAVQPMPQPGPRVLLPNVLPGPRNAIRSALNLGPLPAPSTDEPPMAKTPAITMSTQPKHSPEPPLSQRVLVPAVPEFVPTLPPFQPDLPSVVSPPLPISKLKQTK